In Alosa sapidissima isolate fAloSap1 chromosome 11, fAloSap1.pri, whole genome shotgun sequence, a single window of DNA contains:
- the nts gene encoding neurotensin/neuromedin N encodes MVTKMRMQIVFAVLLVFVSDALGSDVDQEKRTIEEELLNNLITSKLKQSKHSATLWRLTLLKVCAVLDSLDETWQPESEIPAEEEDEDYRFRLPPVSQSVDELYNLRNLCRVLQPREVQDVEDYLDLDQSSDNPLKRKSPYILKRQVHTSKQARRPYILKRSSLLY; translated from the exons ATGGTCACCAAGATGCGGATGCAGATAGTCTTTGCTGTTCTCCTGGTGTTCGTGAGTGATGCCTTGGGTTCAG ATGTTGACCAGGAGAAGCGAACGATAGAAGAGGAGTTATTGAACAATCTCATTACTTCAAAG TTGAAGCAAAGCAAACACAGCGCCACCTTGTGGCGGCTGACGCTACTGAAAGTTTGTGCCGTGCTGGACAGTCTGGACGAGACGTGGCAGCCGGAGAGTGAGATCCCAgccgaggaggaggacgaggactaCAGGTTCCGCCTACCACCTGTCAgccaatcagtggatgagctTTACAACCTCCGCAACCTCTGTAGAGTACTGCAGCCCAGAGAG GTCCAAGATGTGGAGGACTACCTGGACCTGGACCAAAGCAGCGACAACCCGCTGAAGAGGAAATCCCCTTACATCCTGAAGAGACAAGTGCACACCAGCAAGCAGGCACGGAGGCCTTACATCCTCAAGCGAAGCAGCCTACTTTActga
- the mgat4c gene encoding alpha-1,3-mannosyl-glycoprotein 4-beta-N-acetylglucosaminyltransferase C, whose amino-acid sequence MRLVWKSLDKMRCFRKRSTIPFLVVLITFLLFINLYMEDGYVLEEDKRQLRETSLHPLNSERYVHSFKDLTNFSGTINVTYRYLAGTPLPRKKYLTIGLSSVRRKRGNYLMETIKSIFDQSSYEELKEIVVVVHLADFDLTWCENLVQEISRKFAHHIIAGRLLVIHAPEEYYPSLEGLKRNYNDPDDRVRFRSKQNVDYAFLLNFCTNLSHFYMMLEDDVRCSRNFLTALKKVITSREGSYWVTLEFSKLGYIGKLYHSRDLPRLAHFLLMFYQEMPCDWLLIHFRGLLAQKDVIRFKPSLFQHMGYYSSYKGAENKLKDDDFEEDSLDLPDNPPATLYTNINVFESYDASKAYSSVDEYFWGKAPSTGDFYVIVFHKSIKISKIKIITGTDDRQNDILHHGALEVGEKLVGTKKGRQCSSYVTLGEFKNGNIEVQDVDRKISFDIECVRIVVTASQKEWLIIRSISLWTTQPPNL is encoded by the exons GAGGAAGATAAAAGACAGCTCAGAGAGACATCACTGCATCCTCTGAATTCTGAGCGATACGTTCACTCCTTCAAAGACCTCACCAACTTTTCAGGAACCATCAATGTCACCTATCGATATCTAGCTGGCACCCCCCTGCCAAGAAAAA AGTACCTCACCATTGGGCTATCATCTGTGAGGAGAAAACGGGGCAATTACCTCATGGAGACCATTAAGTCCATATTTGACCAGTCCAGCTATGAGGAACTCAAAGAgattgtggtggtggtgcacCTGGCGGACTTTGACCTGACCTGGTGTGAGAACCTGGTCCAGGAGATCTCCAGGAAGTTCGCCCACCACATCATCGCTGGCCGGCTCCTGGTCATCCACGCTCCTGAGGAGTACTACCCCTCGCTGGAGGGGCTGAAGAGGAACTACAACGACCCTGATGACAGGGTCCGCTTCCGCTCCAAGCAGAACGTCGACTACGCCTTTCTGCTCAACTTCTGCACCAACCTCTCCCATTTCTATATGATGCTGGAAGACGATGTCCGCTGCTCGCGCAACTTCTTGACCGCCCTGAAGAAGGTCATCACGTCCAGGGAAGGCTCCTACTGGGTCACCCTGGAGTTCTCAAAGCTGGGCTACATCGGGAAGCTGTACCACTCACGGGACCTGCCCCGGCTGGCCCACTTCCTGCTGATGTTCTACCAGGAGATGCCGTGCGATTGGCTCCTGATCCACTTTCGGGGTCTGCTGGCGCAAAAGGATGTGATCCGCTTCAAGCCCTCCTTGTTCCAACACATGGGCTACTACTCGTCCTACAAGGGGGCTGAGAACAAGTTGAAGGACGACGACTTTGAGGAGGACTCGCTCGATCTCCCGGACAACCCGCCGGCCACTCTGTACACGAACATCAATGTGTTTGAGAGCTATGACGCGTCCAAGGCCTACAGCAGTGTGGACGAATACTTCTGGGGCAAAGCGCCTTCAACAGGGGACTTCTACGTCATTGTGTTCCACAAGTCTATCAAAATCAGCAAAATCAAGATTATCACCGGGACGGACGACCGTCAGAATGATATTCTGCACCACGGGGCACTGGAGGTGGGGGAGAAACTGGTGGGCACTAAGAAGGGCAGGCAGTGCAGCTCATACGTGACCTTGGGAGAGTTCAAAAACGGGAACATCGAGGTCCAGGACGTGGACCGCAAGATCTCATTTGACATCGAGTGTGTCCGTATTGTGGTGACAGCCAGTCAGAAAGAGTGGCTGATCATTAGAAGTATAAGCCTTTGGACTACACAGCCACCTAATCTGTGA